The sequence gtctcccaggtgtacagggtcagctgtggcacctatctccatggtcgtcatctccagggcctccctgatggtctcctgcacctgtcattaccaacacaaacattaatggtggaggctgagtctcccaggtgtacggggttagCTGTGGCACCTATCTCCGTGGttgtcatctccagggcctccctgatggtctcctgcacctgtcattaccaacacaaacattaatggtagaggctgagtctcccaggtgtacggggtcagctgtggcacctgtctctgtggtcatcatctccagggcctccctgatggtctcctgcacctgtcattaccaacacaaacattaatggtggaggctgagtctcccaggtgtacggggtcagctgtggcacctgtctctgttgtcatcatctccagggcctccctgatggtctcctgcacctgtcattaccaacacaaacattaatggtggaggctaagTCTCCCGGGTGTACAGGGTCAGCTgcagcacctgtctctgtggtcatcatctccagggcctccctgatggtctcctgcacctgtcattaccaacacaaacattaatggtggaacctggactataatgaagcatcaggctctgagtaaagtaactggactataatgaagcatcaggctctgagtaaagtaactggactatatgaagcatcaggctctgagtaaagtaactggactataatgaagcatcaggctctgagtaaagtaactggactataatgaagcatcaggctctgagtaaagtaactggactataatgaagcatcaggctctgagtaaagtaactgaaaACTATAAgtaatggtgtttctctacactgaccacagtgtagagaaacaccaagatgacagttgactttatttataaaaatgtttcaggtgttagagcaaaaagtttcctatctataaagtcaactctcatcttgatgtgtctccatgtcaaaagtgtttatatagaggcaatactacactcagttgggtgagaacaatgtgaccttcagcagcgtaccttcactgaggtgtggacagtcttgacatctgggaagagttcctggcacttctcCAGCCAATCTTTTATTTTCGTGCTGCActcatcagctgtgtctatggttgtgtcaacctcctgtagggtgttgactgtgtcgaggttccccaacatggcctgcagctgagtcttcccttcctctccttgtgttgtcatatccaccacactggtatcctccagttccaagagcttcattgctgacttgttctgctctaccagagcatagagtctgtcctggagctggaggtgatgagtcttccagtcccccagctgcccccggtactcccccagctgggacagtacctcttcacagctagtaatgaggctgctaatgctgctcttctgctcctgcaaCATGGAACGAAACTTCTTTTTTGCTGGTACAGTTTTCTCTTGTGTTTGCTGGATATTTTTGAGTTTCCCAACAAAAGCCTCCACAGCATagctaattgggaactgagtagcagctgtggcagcgtGCTGGCCACGGCAGCTAGGGCAggtcagctgaccattcttgatagcattgtcaatacactgggagcagaatgtgtggccgcaCGGCAGTGTGCGAGGCCGTAGCTGATTGTCGTCATAATCGTTataacacactgaacattcctctggcttgttatcctgtggaaagaatatttggttaagctagatgtatttacaacaaaaagtaatattacagtactttatttactaatacaaattacgTAATATTTACATACATTCTTTGTATTAGCTATTCTAGAGTTAATATTAGAGTTAGTTAATATTACTGACAGATTAACATATCCACAGCaaggtcaatattttttataaacatatcCCAGAGTATGGGATatgtttatattataatattttttgttatataattttttttggtaataatatttgataatattttttGGTAACATTTGCAGCAGCAGGGTTGCTTGTAAGTCATACCCAAGAGTATGACTAACAAAACCCGTCCTTACTTTCTTACGAATAATGGAAGGAAACAAacgtatacagagcaccacttggtttccgaactttagttatccgaaacttccagtttcccgattggggttggggagtcatgctacccgaacaaagttcgggtaggaaggggtccgccaagcgtcacgccggcttctggtggtgggtgggagatggtccagggtgcccactgtgacttcacagattcacagcctattattcctattacagtattttgaattgccataaggctggaatgttcattctgtgcttttgttttacatatctgcacaatcaagaaacatctgtgcaccatgtcggctccaaatggacGCATTGCGTcattgatggctgactggtgggtggatggacgatggagcttaggtgggaggcagtatgagagggggtggggagaatcagtgagagagggggataattagtcagaaagggagggggagagagatgctaggagggagggggaggtagggagagatgctaggagggagggggaggtagggagagatgttaggaggtagggagagatgctaagagggagggggaggtagggagagatgctaagagggagggggaggtagggagagatgttaggaggtagggagagatgctaagagggagggggaggtagggagagatgctaagagggagggggaggtagggagagatgttaggaggtagggagagatgctaagagggagggggaggtagggagagatgctaggaggtaggcaggaaggaacggaagtagtgagaattagggagggaaaggcaagctggcaggcacaggctggcaggcacaggctggcaggcacaggcagacaggcaggcaggcagactgggaaggaggcaggcaggcaggctcgggTAAGGAAGCGGTCAGCCAAGCGTCGTGCCGGCCCGTGGTGGGTggatgggggggtgggtgatggtTTAGTTTGCTCACTGACCGTGTCGGGCGCCGCCGGCTACCCTATGACGTCACAGACTCACGgcctattgttcccattgtttgaatttgtcacgagactggagtgttcattccgtgactttgttttacatatcagcacaatcaaggaacatccgtgcaccatgtcggctccaaatgcacgcattgtgtcagtgaaagcatctacaagcgggttacgtaaaagaaagaggtcagtgatgacatttgaaaagaaagttgaaataattaagaaggtggaaagcggtgtcccgagaagtgtcgtgtgcgctgagtatggcattagtaaaagtactgtttttgatcttcttaaggctaaacctatcatttttgactatttctctagaagtgaaagtgataaagcaatacgaaatagaaaggtagtaagtaaagcaaaagtggagagtgttgataacgcagtgtgggagtggtacaaacagagacgtgaagtgacgaagaagccagtggcaggctggctcCTCGTGGAAAAGGCTCGTGAATTTCACCAAGCAATGAAAATTACTCAaaagtgtgtatacagtgatgGTTGGCTCAGAAGTTTTAAAACCCGTCATGGCATTAGGTTTATTAAAGTGCATGGTGAAAGACAATCTGCTGATATTGTTGGTGCTGATGAGTATGTGAGTAAATTTGTGGAGATGGTGCAGGAACAAAATTTATCTCCagagcaaatttataatgctgatgagacaggtttGTACTGGCGTATGCTTCCCACAGAAACGATGGCTCATAGTGGTGAGGACGATCCTTCAGGTGGTTATAAACAGAACAAACATAGAATTTCTTTGTTGTGCTGTGCAAATGCAGCTGGCACGCACAAATTAAAGTTACTTGTGATTGGAATTAGTAAAAACCCCAGGGCTTTAAAGTCAGCCAGGTGcctccctgtgatttataagGACCAGCCAAGTGCGTGGATGTCTCGAGTAATATTTGTCGAGTGGTTTAATAAGAACTTTGTACCCGAGGTGAAGGAGTACCCGAAAAGTGTTGGTCTCCCGCAAAACAGCAAAGTTGTACTGCTGCTAGATAACAGTTCAACGCATCCACGAGGTGATGAGCTTATAAatggcaatattattggaacgttcttgccacccaatacaacctcagtgatccaacccatggatcaaggaataattaagaaccttaaacaccactacaagagaatgtttgccagacgtcttaacaaTTAGCTTGGAAcacttaaggacttttataaagtcttCACAATAAAGTCAGCTATCTGGACTATTGCTAGTGCGTGGGATGAGGTAAAGCAGACAACACTAAGAAATGGTTGGAAAAAACTTTGGCCCGTGTCAAGTCTGTTTCCTGAGGAAGATGACGAggcagattttgaaggatttgcggTGAAGAAAGTTAGCGAGAAGAAAAAATTAAGAGAGGAACTCCTAGCCTATGTCAAGGGGATTAAGTCCCCTGAGATTAGAGCAGAACTGGTGACTGAAACAATCGAAGATGACATAGATGAATAGATTTTGATGAAGAAGCCCCAAACAATCGAAACATGACTAATGATGAAATTATAGAATTAGTATGTACAGCAAAAAAGCCAGACGAGTGCAatgaagaagatggagaggaagaggaagaggatgaagaaacgttAAAGGAAAAATATGATATGGAAAAAGTTCAGCAAAATTTTGAATACATTCTGGCATTTATGGACACGAGTTACAGCGAGTTTGAAACTAAGGACATGATGAATCTGTACAATATGTATATGAAGTTTTTAAAAACAAGAGCcaagggaatga comes from Procambarus clarkii isolate CNS0578487 chromosome 55, FALCON_Pclarkii_2.0, whole genome shotgun sequence and encodes:
- the LOC138352967 gene encoding jerky protein homolog, encoding MKITQKCVYSDGWLRSFKTRHGIRFIKVHGERQSADIVGADEYVSKFVEMVQEQNLSPEQIYNADETGLYWRMLPTETMAHSGEDDPSGGYKQNKHRISLLCCANAAGTHKLKLLVIGISKNPRALKSARCLPVIYKDQPSAWMSRVIFVEWFNKNFVPEVKEYPKSVGLPQNSKVVLLLDNSSTHPRGDELINGNIIGTFLPPNTTSVIQPMDQGIIKNLKHHYKRMFARRLNN